ATCTACGCGATATCGCCATCATTCGTAAGGCGCTCCTTTGATCAAGCTCCTCGTCTCAGATGttctcctgataccaggagtaatttttcgctgaaatttctccgaatTGCTTGATTCTAAGAGTAAGTGGCATGATAGCTAACGATATGAAGAGAAATACGATAGATCCAACGACTTGGTGTGCATGTTGGAGATCCTTCTAAACCTCAATTTAATGCGGGGCTTTCTGAAAGTCAAACTCAATGACATTAGGTATTCGGCAAATAAacgttttattcatttatacaaaatatttacaacgTTTTCCACATTTACATGTAtatcatttattaaaataattcgttttgcgtctatgatatatatatatatatatatatatcctatATACctaataattaatatacataaTGTGTATATGGGGagatgtatatgtatgtacatttcatcaaaattatttttggttgaaaatgaaacagtTACTTAAAACTCAGTTCACAGCATTCAGACAAAATGATCTGTTACAGtcatataaatatttgttaattgcATTAGAACGTTGTCGATATGAACGGCTGTCAGTGGAATCAAATTTCAGAATAAGTTGAATCGCCTAAAATAATATGGGATAATTACAATAGACTTGCCgacaaataattgattcgtATTTGGTACTAATGTGTTTcacaatttcaataaaacttGTATACTTGTCACGGTGAATGATAAATTACATCATAGATATTTAATGAATCCTCGAATACAGAGGTCTTTGggaaattttcgatattatataCTCTATATCTGAGGTCGTCGTCGAACGATTTGACATCTTTGGCGACCGGTTCAAAACAATTAAATCAATTCTTATTGCTTCTTAATGAGCAATTCATACCTTTGTTCttcataattatattacaattaatCGGAGGCCCTCGTCGTTTGATCCTTCTCGTTCGAATATTCACAAGCAAGTCGTatctcaattatattaattaccttgacaattaatattaattactCTTTAATTAGTCTTAAATCGAACTTACACCgttcattatacatatatagacaATTAGCCTGTCACATACGTGATTTATACACCTAAAATTTACCTTAAACTGATAGTAGGTACACACTCGTTAATAATACAACAATAAAACTCTGTTATAAACACAGTATGAGCATGAGTGCGTGCAGTCTCGAATTAAtcgtaatattataatatataaacaaAGGCTTTGTGCCGATAGCTCAGAGCTGACTAGATGAAGGTGAGaaacaatataaattattcCCTTCTGCTTGTTTCTGAATCGTTCTCTAGAACatatagagagaaaaaaaatatatatatatatatttatatatttataaagaaataaacataaaaataacatAACGATTTGGTTGAACAGTATTTCAATTGTGATAAAAACTGCAAAAGCAATAAATATCCTCCAGGTACACAGTGTAGGCTTTACGCTCATGTGatagtatatttttcatatgtAAATGTATGGCTGATGTATGATTCAATGATAATCAACACTGACAACATTAATAACATTTAATAACCGTGTAATATAGTTTTGTAGGTATAAATGACGAGCGATATATAACGAGAGCTTACCTACAGGTAAGTAGTAGAATTTTGGCCAGTGACAGTTTCATTAACTCTCCATAAATTAATCTCTCGACCTCTGATTCAGacggttagaaaaaaaaatccttatTGAAAACTGATAAAGtatcgtaattttttgttttgatttacACGCTATTTTGAGTATTGAAATCCaagtatattaattatatagaTACATGTGAGATCGATGCAGCAGCAGATCCGAAAGGAATTCGAACTTCGTATAGAATAGTGCTATACGATTATTCGAATAATCGAGTTTTTCCGCCTAATCAATTAAGCTAGAATTTCTGTTAATCAATTTATCTAATCGCGGGTTAATTGGCGTGTGAACCGAAATCGTCGATTAATCCATTAATCAGAGAAACGATTTCGATTAATGGATTAAtcgagaaaacaaataattgGACAGCACTGGTATAGAACGTATTATcatgaaaattgattgttaAGTTATTCAACTTAATTCAACTAATAAAAGGGAACACGATAAACATATGGCACAATTTTGCTAATCACAACCGATATTTAACACTTTAACACGCGGGTATAAAAGAATCGTCACGATCCGtctgtttgtttttatatttgaaaaatcttatcgAATTAATCTCCATTTTGTCTTTTACCTTTCAGCAGTCACGGCCAGtcttaaattttaatattatgaTGCATAGTGACTATGTTAAATGATAGTTTATTACGAAACGACGACAGAACTCTTAAATTAGTCTTGACACTCACAACGTAATTTATTATCCTACATGCAACGACCGTTTCTGTGATTATAGtgttatttattcttttttttatttatctcttTTGATCCCAAAATGTCTTATTCCCTCGGTCGCGAATacgtaataaatattacataaaCTTACATACGGtttttataattatgttaTGAGAGAAACTCGAGTCCAAATTATTCGATTCTTCGAAATCATTAAACTACACCTTCaggtattttatttaaaattttctcggGCCATTTTAAACTTATCGTCCATTCGATGGATATCCATTATTTCTGGCCCCTTTGATTCTACCTAAATTATCTGTACAATCGACCCTCTCGCAACGTATTGTTGAGCCAGTGATAAATTTTACAGTATATCATCaataatacgtatattttatcgaaCGCGGAAGTAAATTCTGCATGTAACTTTCTTGCCACATTAACAAGGCTGGTTCcccaaaaatcgatactttttatcaattttattacgacATAGTCATACATTCAgtatttacgaaattattatatGCTCAAAGTACGAAGATGTATAATCAATGACtcatttcaaatcgattcaaaattgatgaaaatctaGTTTATACGTTCAATTCCACTGTTATGTGCATGGGCTCATTTTCTTCgtaacgtgtttttttttcttatcacgtcaatatcgttaaatattcaattttccaatACTGCACCGATATTCATAACGatataaaaacaacaatattgaattgaCTGCTCAGAAAATAGAAATCGGTTTCAATGGTTTTtcggataaataaataatcttcgaataaaatgagcaatcgtaaagtaaaatgaaacgtatttaataaactgaaaaaaaaaattaaaattacctTGGTGGCTCTtaaataatggtaaaaaaaaaaaaaaaaaccagtgaaaagtatcgattttcgGTGCACCGAGTCCTCGCGTAAGTTGATTTCCACTCACACATAACTCTCCTGTTTCTTTCTGATTATACCATCGGTGACGGAGGAGAGGAGCGGAAGTTTGAGCTGTTTTTCAACGGGGTTGTTCGGCGTTTTGACGCTGCAGCTTTTATTGCTGCTGTGCCTCCGCCAGAAGTCCGAATGATTGGAACTGCAGTTTGTCGATCCTGTTGTGTAAGTGCCCGTTCTACCGGGAGCCTTCTTCTTCACGCCGATGCCACAGAGCCTCAAAAATCCCTCGCGAAATTTCGTCGACATAAGATTGTAGAGGATCGGATTTACCGCCGAGTTCAGATACAGCATCACCCTGCTGAAGTAAAGGACGCCGTAGTAGCCGTCGATACCAAGGCCGATCATCGAATCCTGGGAGCCGCAAATCACCCAAAGTGTAAATGCCCTGAAGGGCAGGAGGCATACGAAGAAGCTGAGGACGACGGTTCCCAGCATGAGGACGACCTGCTTTCGATACTTGAGCAAGTTGTTCGCAGGACCTCGACTTATCGTCGGGTTAGCCATCAGGTGTCTCGCTATTATAGTGTACAGGATAACGAGGATGAAAAGCGGCACGAAGAAGAATATCACTATCGTTGTTACAAAGAACGCGCTCCTCCATGCCTCGTTAGCTTCTATGAGGCAAACCGGAACCAGCGATCCGTCGGTGTACATCTCCATGTGATAATCGGACATCAGGATACTCGGACtgtcgacaaaaaaaatatttatatcatttaTTATGTTTACTTTAAAAATGCTGATACACCACattaccgaaaaaaaaaaatttcacacgtaCGTGACGAGCTTTGAATGTGCGGACAACTTTGTTAccggcaaaaattttcacgtgtATGCGGTGGGTTTTGAAAATGCAGATAACTATCTTaccgaaaataaatttcacgagTACGTGATAGGTTATGAAAATGCACAATTATTGTTCACAACTATTCCACTGTATCATgcgattttataaaataattctacgtcataaattcattcaagaataatttttgtccCATTGTTAATTGTTAATACTAcgtatattttgaaattgttgtttggttgattaatttcaaaacccgaatttttcaatcagcCAGTCATCCTTAAACTCcataattttatacttttaatTGGAATAACTtgtattgaataatttttctacagataatttgctgattcgtagatttttattgatttataaGCTCAAGATTATTGTTACACATCATTTTtaggaataaagaaaattgattgTGTTCGCTTGCATGAGCCGATGCTTCTACAATTAATTGTAAGCCTTAATCGTTAAATTGTAAACGCAGATTGGCAATTTCTACCTATAAATGCTGTCGTATAAAACAGCCGATCGATGAAACGAcgtttgtataatataagtataatgtaaattattgtattaGCAAAACAACTTATATGTACGTAGCTCCTTAAAATcctataaatattaaaaatcgttattatTGTGATGTTAATACCGTAAAGTTGCTTGAATTTCATGTCCACAATTATTACTGCCATACTTATCACAATTatagaatattgaaataattatttaagaaTAAATTTATGCTCTCGGAAGCCTAACTATGCGtaaatataattgtaaaatactttgaaattatttcctaATGCAGCACTTCGTGTTAATACCGTAACATTATACCCTATCAATTGAAACAATTGCGAAAATGACGCA
This region of Neodiprion virginianus isolate iyNeoVirg1 chromosome 7, iyNeoVirg1.1, whole genome shotgun sequence genomic DNA includes:
- the LOC124309021 gene encoding thyrotropin-releasing hormone receptor-like translates to MSDYHMEMYTDGSLVPVCLIEANEAWRSAFFVTTIVIFFFVPLFILVILYTIIARHLMANPTISRGPANNLLKYRKQVVLMLGTVVLSFFVCLLPFRAFTLWVICGSQDSMIGLGIDGYYGVLYFSRVMLYLNSAVNPILYNLMSTKFREGFLRLCGIGVKKKAPGRTGTYTTGSTNCSSNHSDFWRRHSSNKSCSVKTPNNPVEKQLKLPLLSSVTDGIIRKKQESYVLNQRSRD